One genomic window of Acidovorax radicis includes the following:
- a CDS encoding IS4 family transposase — MSARLQTIFNETLAELPAGGMAELSALIDPSWIAQALQATGKASIRRRKLPAEHAVWLVIGLALLRQMPLWQVVQEMALTVDGQDLPAPSASVQARQRLGAEPLAHLFGLLTQAWGRAHPVHPDSLRVLAVDGVVWSAPDSADNRQVLGSGHTQYGPQPWPMVRAVCLLDTDSHELLDAQLGDYHQGELTLAAGLCGLDDSITLFDRAYFSAAFLLDWQSAGSERHWLMRARDNLRHEVEQTLGESDWLIRMPVSQRARQLRPELPSHWQARMVQTLVDGKPRRFITSMLDAQRFDAQQLVQLYRQRWEIELGFREIKQSLQQSHSVLRSRQPELVMQEVWGVLIAHTLLRRCMRLMAQHAKVEPVRISFHTARHAIVGVLRSVHLARAGVVPQHLQWLMDEARHFVLPPRRQGRSFPREVKRSTRSKYPPKKMPARA; from the coding sequence TTGTCTGCTCGACTGCAAACCATCTTCAATGAGACCTTGGCCGAGTTGCCCGCTGGCGGCATGGCTGAGTTGAGCGCCTTGATCGATCCGAGCTGGATCGCGCAAGCATTGCAAGCCACAGGCAAGGCCTCGATCCGGCGTCGCAAGCTGCCCGCTGAGCATGCCGTGTGGCTGGTGATTGGGCTGGCCCTGTTGCGCCAGATGCCGCTGTGGCAGGTAGTTCAAGAGATGGCACTGACCGTGGACGGACAGGACTTGCCCGCACCCAGTGCCAGCGTGCAGGCCCGCCAGAGGCTGGGCGCCGAGCCGCTGGCACACTTGTTTGGCCTGCTCACCCAGGCCTGGGGACGCGCCCACCCGGTGCACCCCGACAGCTTGCGCGTGCTGGCCGTCGATGGCGTGGTTTGGTCGGCTCCCGACAGCGCGGACAACCGCCAGGTGCTGGGCAGCGGACACACGCAGTACGGCCCGCAGCCCTGGCCCATGGTTCGCGCGGTGTGCCTGCTGGACACCGACAGCCACGAACTGCTTGATGCTCAACTGGGCGACTACCACCAAGGGGAGCTGACGCTGGCTGCTGGACTGTGCGGGCTGGATGACTCGATCACGCTGTTTGACCGCGCGTACTTTTCTGCAGCCTTCTTGCTGGACTGGCAAAGTGCAGGAAGCGAGCGCCATTGGCTCATGCGCGCCAGGGACAACCTGCGCCACGAAGTGGAGCAAACCCTGGGTGAGAGCGACTGGCTGATCCGTATGCCTGTGTCGCAAAGGGCCAGACAGCTACGCCCCGAGTTGCCCAGCCATTGGCAGGCCCGTATGGTGCAGACGCTGGTCGATGGCAAACCCAGGCGCTTCATCACTTCCATGCTGGACGCCCAGCGGTTTGATGCACAGCAGCTGGTGCAGCTGTACCGCCAGCGCTGGGAGATCGAGCTGGGGTTTCGTGAGATCAAGCAGTCACTGCAGCAAAGCCACAGCGTGCTGCGCAGCCGCCAGCCCGAGCTGGTCATGCAGGAGGTCTGGGGTGTCCTGATCGCCCACACACTGCTGCGCAGGTGCATGCGGCTGATGGCGCAGCACGCCAAGGTGGAGCCCGTGCGCATCAGCTTTCACACGGCGCGCCATGCCATCGTCGGGGTGCTGCGCAGCGTGCACCTGGCGCGCGCTGGTGTGGTGCCGCAGCACCTGCAGTGGCTGATGGACGAGGCAAGGCACTTCGTGCTGCCGCCACGCAGGCAAGGCCGAAGTTTCCCTCGCGAGGTCAAGCGCTCCACGCGCAGCAAGTACCCTCCAAAGAAAATGCCAGCCAGGGCTTAA